A single window of Anopheles moucheti chromosome 2, idAnoMoucSN_F20_07, whole genome shotgun sequence DNA harbors:
- the LOC128298653 gene encoding keratin, type I cytoskeletal 10, translating to MMDMTLSTMDFTPLPSELEELILCSCCHLPFNETDALPKLFSCRHYFCLKCVNQVLLKGNELYCVHCWKRTELTGPDMKPDALPTHNAILYLSQNLSMISSGSIATTNKKPPDKPTNGGDSCGTVVPTTGTTNGGSVPTTSGGATAGNGAAGSGISVAVGGGGGGSGGSNTSSSSVGSGISVVVTTGSSVGSSVGSNGSTGLPSNGAGVIGSAVVGGGGGGGGVGIGLGVGAVGGGTGGSAVGTSGPGGVVSAIGSGKYRSKGENCLTHAMPNALWCLKCSTAVCRACASGDEHRQHPVKTQAEARDHIRTDIASDLLLMQKSLAELQHFVFKQRDFLLKILEACTALKTQVETELINHLPTFEVAEIRSNLTKAKLFLGMLDQQSPAEAYKLYANLHIEKQRLQSKYQEMFLQCKLDDLIQHYGVLFDFDLIKQALSNLNTIDPISFGNGTVAGSAAINGHHNSILLLANYCISQLYSRHILTTKHHPSQSQQQQHQQPQQQQHHQQQQQQQQPLPSQLASLEGVGLGGHHYVHQQSPNHVTMNHLHHHVAQQLHHHQQQQQQQHQQQLSGSGTYASQLHDMASAILIAPPPDRMAPGSGRATGDGSSSARTSGSGSGYLSEILNGAGSSTTLHQHAAVALQQQHSSQLASPGGLISSSSCSSVVSLVPAPSSSAGSSSVVVGAGKGQSSSSAAAAAAAAAAVAATLLCNPSVHVYPIYFFSIEINGQPFGRILIEVRNDVAPKMAKNFGALCTGELGFGYKGCSIFQCWENESIITGDFELNNGRGGRSVFEEGFFMPDDTKILAIRGSVGMRRSQKRHDNMGLVGSQFRIILREMRGFTGIFAFVVEGLELVEKISQAGDSAGKPQSTVLIANCGKWQ from the exons ATGATGGATATGACATTG TCGACGATGGATTTCACTCCGCTACCATCCGAGCTGGAGGAGCTCATCCTCTGCAGCTGCTGCCACCTGCCGTTCAACGAAACGGACGCACTGCCGAAACTCTTCTCCTGTCGGCACTACTTCTGTCTCAAGTGCGTCAACCAGGTGCTGCTGAAGGGTAACGAGCTGTACTGTGTGCACTGCTGGAAGCGCACGGAGCTGACCGGGCCGGACATGAAGCCGGATGCGCTGCCAACACACAACGCCATCCTGTATCTGTCGCAGAACCTAAGCATGATCTCGAGCGGTAGCATAGCGACCACGAACAAAAAGCCACCGGACAAGCCGACGAATGGGGGCGATAGCTGCGGTACGGTGGTCCCCACCACGGGCACAACCAACGGCGGTTCGGTACCGACCACGAGCGGTGGTGCGACGGCCGGCAATGGAGCGGCCGGGTCGGGAATCAGTGTGGccgtgggtggtggtggcggtggcagtGGTGGTAGCAACACGAGCAGTAGCAGTGTGGGAAGCGGTATTAGTGTGGTCGTAACAACGGGTAGCAGTGTCGGTTCCTCGGTGGGATCGAACGGATCCACCGGGCTGCCCTCGAACGGGGCGGGCGTGATCGGTAGTGCGGTggtaggtggtggtggtggtggtggtggtgttggtatCGGGCTCGGTGTTGGTGCGGTTGGTGGGGGGACCGGTGGCAGTGCCGTCGGTACTAGTGGGCCGGGGGGTGTGGTCAGTGCCATCGGGTCGGGCAAGTATCGCAGCAAGGGTGAGAACTGTCTCACACACGCCATGCCCAATGCGCTCTGGTGTTTGAAGTGTAGTACCGCCGTCTGTCGGGCGTGTGCCAGCGGTGACGAGCATCGGCAGCATCCGGTCAAGACGCAGGCGGAGGCACGCGACCACATACGCACGGACATTGCGTCCGATCTGCTGCTGATGCAGAAGTCACTCGCCGAGCTGCAGCACTTCGTCTTCAAGCAGCGCGACTTTCTGCTCAAGATACTGGAGGCGTGCACCGCGCTCAAGACGCAGGTCGAGACGGAGCTGATCAACCATCTGCCCACGTTCGAGGTGGCGGAAATCCGCAGCAACCTGACCAAGGCGAAGCTGTTCCTGGGCATGCTCGATCAGCAGTCCCCGGCCGAGGCGTACAAGCTGTACGCCAATCTGCACATCGAGAAGCAGCGTCTGCAGTCGAAATACCAGGAGATGTTTCTGCAGTGCAAGCTGGACGATTTGATCCAGCATTACGGCGTACTGTTCGACTTCGATCTGATCAAGCAGGCGCTCTCCAACCTCAACACCATCGATCCCATCTCGTTCGGCAATGGGACGGTGGCCGGGTCGGCCGCGATCAATGGCCATCATAACTCCATCCTGCTGCTTGCCAACTACTGCATCTCCCAGCTGTACTCGCGGCACATTCTCACCACCAAGCATCATCCCTCGCAgtcgcaacagcaacagcatcagcaaccccaacaacaacagcatcatcaacagcagcagcagcaacaacaaccacttCCTTCGCAGCTCGCTTCACTCGAAGGTGTTGGCCTCGGTGGGCATCATTACGTCCATCAGCAGTCACCGAATCACGTCACGATGAACCATCTGCATCATCACGTCGCCCAGCAGctgcaccatcatcagcagcagcagcagcaacagcaccagcaacagctGTCCGGTTCCGGTACGTACGCGAGCCAGCTGCACGATATGGCATCGGCGATACTGATCGCGCCACCACCGGACCGGATGGCACCGGGCAGCGGCCGGGCAACGGGGGACGGGTCGAGTTCGGCCCGCAcgtccggttccggttcgggCTATCTGAGCGAGATTCTAAACGGTGCCGGTAGCAGCACCACACTGCATCAACATGCAGCCGTCGccctgcagcagcaacattccTCCCAGCTCGCTTCGCCCGGCGGGCTCATATCGTCCTCGTCCTGCTCGAGCGTCGTATCGCTCGTACCGGCACCGTCCTCCTCGGCCGGCTCATCCTCGGTGGTGGTCGGTGCGGGCAAGGGCCAATCGTCGAGTTCGGCGGCGGCCGCCGCTGCAGCTGCCGCTGCCGTTGCCGCCACCCTCCTCTGCAATCCGTCCGTGCACGTCTACCCGATCTACTTCTTCAGCATCGAGATCAACGGGCAACCGTTCGGGCGCATACTGATCGAGGTGCGCAACGATGTCGCGCCGAAGATGGCGAAAAACTTTGGCGCCCTGTGCACCGGCGAGCTCGGGTTCGGCTACAAGGGCTGCAGCATCTTCCAGTGCTGGGAAAACGAAAGCATCATTACCGGCGATTTCGAGCTGAACAATGGGCGCGGTGGCCGGTCCGTGTTTGAGGAGGGTTTCTTCATGCCGGACGACACGAAGATACTGGCGATCCGCGGCTCGGTCGGCATGCGACGCAGCCAGAAGCGCCATGACAATATGGGGCTGGTGGGGTCCCAGTTCCGCATCATCCTGCGGGAAATGCGTGGCTTCACCGGCATCTTTGCGTTCGTGGTGGAGGGCCTCgagctggtggaaaagattAGCCAGGCGGGCGATTCCGCCGGCAAGCCACAGAGCACGGTGCTGATCGCTAACTGTGGCAAGTGGCAGTAG